In Sceloporus undulatus isolate JIND9_A2432 ecotype Alabama chromosome 7, SceUnd_v1.1, whole genome shotgun sequence, one DNA window encodes the following:
- the VSIG4 gene encoding V-set and immunoglobulin domain-containing protein 4 isoform X1 — translation MEMLLWLGLLMLVSIVSGKGVLDLSGKQVVNGTWRASVTLPCVYKPLDGFKESSVVWKCSLQDHGTRTLLHRDEGSEDQTILTTFKGRASVRKQPPGDVSLQIEKLEMTDAGIYTCSVTWEARNKTRINKERVITFKVLKVPVSKPVIQSSNGASPILPEGARASLTCLAQGSPPITYQWFKEVAGSNGQIVSNGAVLTFEHLKRSDTGRYYCVVRNRVRTRTERSDALQLTVGEGSTELNTLHPSAKEHTTGTQSPTLWPEFKEHTTAAQETTTAGKRFKARTAAGPVVPRKTTTEQGAGTTQSTFGSHGKVSERQGPRTAALPLYIIILIAVLCVVLVLAILSVAFCRRRAKSDNTYKVSYNNNSMNVASGDERRGDASLGTCEGTYEEPNRNVENDYSEEPTKGSEYVAMGTKPENEYELLVNKMELEYEGTNAK, via the exons ATGGAAATGCTACTTTGGCTTGGGCTTCTGATGCTTGTGAGCATCGTTTCCGGAAAAG GTGTTCTAGATCTGTCCGGAAAGCAAGTGGTCAATGGTACCTGGAGAGCCTCGGTCACTCTGCCATGTGTCTACAAACCATTGGACGGCTTCAAGGAGTCAAGCGTTGTTTGGAAATGCTCTCTGCAAGACCATGGCACCAGGACCCTCCTTCACCGGGATGAAGGCTCTGAGGATCAAACCATCTTGACCACTTTCAAAGGCAGAGCCAGCGTCCGAAAGCAACCGCCGGGAGATGTCTCCCTTCAAATCGAGAAGCTGGAAATGACTGACGCAGGGATCTATACCTGTTCGGTCACCTGGGAAGCCAGGAACAAGACCCGGATCAACAAAGAGAGGGTCATCACATTCAAGGTGCTAAAAG TTCCAGTATCCAAACCAGTCATCCAGTCCAGCAACGGGGCATCACCCATTTTGCCTGAAGGAGCGAGGGCCAGCCTGACCTGCCTTGCCCAGGGCTCTCCTCCCATCACATATCAGTGGTTCAAAGAAGTTGCCGGAAGCAATGGTCAGATCGTGAGCAATGGGGCTGTGCTCACGTTTGAGCATCTGAAAAGGTCGGATACCGGAAGGTATTACTGCGTCGTAAGAAACCGAGTCAGAACCCGGACGGAACGGAGCGATGCTCTTCAGCTCACGGTGGGAGAAG GTTCTACAGAGTTGAACACTCTGCATCCCAGTGCTAAGGAGCACACAACAGGTACACAATCCCCGACTCTCTGGCCTGAGTTCAAGGAGCACACAACGGCTGCGCAAG AAACAACAACCGCGGGGAAAAGGTTCAAAGCAAGGACTGCAGCTGGACCAGTTGTTCCAAGAAAGACGACTACAGAACAAG GTGCAGGAACAACTCAGTCAACATTTGGATCTCATGGAAAGGTTTCTGAAAGGCAAG GTCCTCGGACAGCCGCCCTTCCTCTCTACATCATCATCCTCATTGCGGTGCTTTGCGTGGTCCTGGTCCTGGCCATCCTCTCCGTCGCCTTTTGCAGAAGAAGGGCCAAATCGG ATAACACCTACAAAGTCTCCTA CAACAATAACTCCATGAATGTCGCATCCGGAGACGAGAGGCGAGGAGATGCGTCTCTTGGGACATGCGAAGGCACCTATGAGGAACCCAACCGTAATGTGGAGAACGACTACTCCGAGGAACCGACGAAGGGCAGCGAATACGTTGCGATGGGCACAAAGCCGGAGAACGAGTACGAGCTCCTTGTGAACAAGATGGAGTTGGAGTATGAAGGGACCAACGCCAAGTAA
- the VSIG4 gene encoding V-set and immunoglobulin domain-containing protein 4 isoform X2, giving the protein MEMLLWLGLLMLVSIVSGKGVLDLSGKQVVNGTWRASVTLPCVYKPLDGFKESSVVWKCSLQDHGTRTLLHRDEGSEDQTILTTFKGRASVRKQPPGDVSLQIEKLEMTDAGIYTCSVTWEARNKTRINKERVITFKVLKVPVSKPVIQSSNGASPILPEGARASLTCLAQGSPPITYQWFKEVAGSNGQIVSNGAVLTFEHLKRSDTGRYYCVVRNRVRTRTERSDALQLTVGEGSTELNTLHPSAKEHTTGTQSPTLWPEFKEHTTAAQGAGTTQSTFGSHGKVSERQGPRTAALPLYIIILIAVLCVVLVLAILSVAFCRRRAKSDNTYKVSYNNNSMNVASGDERRGDASLGTCEGTYEEPNRNVENDYSEEPTKGSEYVAMGTKPENEYELLVNKMELEYEGTNAK; this is encoded by the exons ATGGAAATGCTACTTTGGCTTGGGCTTCTGATGCTTGTGAGCATCGTTTCCGGAAAAG GTGTTCTAGATCTGTCCGGAAAGCAAGTGGTCAATGGTACCTGGAGAGCCTCGGTCACTCTGCCATGTGTCTACAAACCATTGGACGGCTTCAAGGAGTCAAGCGTTGTTTGGAAATGCTCTCTGCAAGACCATGGCACCAGGACCCTCCTTCACCGGGATGAAGGCTCTGAGGATCAAACCATCTTGACCACTTTCAAAGGCAGAGCCAGCGTCCGAAAGCAACCGCCGGGAGATGTCTCCCTTCAAATCGAGAAGCTGGAAATGACTGACGCAGGGATCTATACCTGTTCGGTCACCTGGGAAGCCAGGAACAAGACCCGGATCAACAAAGAGAGGGTCATCACATTCAAGGTGCTAAAAG TTCCAGTATCCAAACCAGTCATCCAGTCCAGCAACGGGGCATCACCCATTTTGCCTGAAGGAGCGAGGGCCAGCCTGACCTGCCTTGCCCAGGGCTCTCCTCCCATCACATATCAGTGGTTCAAAGAAGTTGCCGGAAGCAATGGTCAGATCGTGAGCAATGGGGCTGTGCTCACGTTTGAGCATCTGAAAAGGTCGGATACCGGAAGGTATTACTGCGTCGTAAGAAACCGAGTCAGAACCCGGACGGAACGGAGCGATGCTCTTCAGCTCACGGTGGGAGAAG GTTCTACAGAGTTGAACACTCTGCATCCCAGTGCTAAGGAGCACACAACAGGTACACAATCCCCGACTCTCTGGCCTGAGTTCAAGGAGCACACAACGGCTGCGCAAG GTGCAGGAACAACTCAGTCAACATTTGGATCTCATGGAAAGGTTTCTGAAAGGCAAG GTCCTCGGACAGCCGCCCTTCCTCTCTACATCATCATCCTCATTGCGGTGCTTTGCGTGGTCCTGGTCCTGGCCATCCTCTCCGTCGCCTTTTGCAGAAGAAGGGCCAAATCGG ATAACACCTACAAAGTCTCCTA CAACAATAACTCCATGAATGTCGCATCCGGAGACGAGAGGCGAGGAGATGCGTCTCTTGGGACATGCGAAGGCACCTATGAGGAACCCAACCGTAATGTGGAGAACGACTACTCCGAGGAACCGACGAAGGGCAGCGAATACGTTGCGATGGGCACAAAGCCGGAGAACGAGTACGAGCTCCTTGTGAACAAGATGGAGTTGGAGTATGAAGGGACCAACGCCAAGTAA